From Carettochelys insculpta isolate YL-2023 chromosome 3, ASM3395843v1, whole genome shotgun sequence, a single genomic window includes:
- the LOC142010643 gene encoding uncharacterized protein LOC142010643 — protein sequence MDPQQQQQPEVHPALPAGAGLALLHAMREAAEHLLATPEEELPPGQQGSTPNPAAPRPLHLTRHRLWSYPTSTDWWEQLVLEEWDDERWLRNFRMSQQTFMELCQWLTPALRHQDIVMRHALPVEKWVGIAVWKLATPDSYRSVGQQFGVSKATVGAVLMEVVRAINAMLLHRLVRLGDPDAIITAFVTLGFPNCFGALDGTHIPIRTPHHSG from the exons atggacccccagcagcagcagcagccagaggtccacccagccctcccggcaggagcagggcttgccctgctccatgccatgagggaggcagctgagcacctccttgctacaccggaggaggagctgcccccagggcagcagggctcaacccccaaccctgcagcaccccgccccctccacctcacacgccaccgcctgtggagctaccccaccagcaccgactggtgggagcagctggtgcttgaggagtgggacgacgagcgctggctcaggaacttcaggatgagccagcagacatttatggagctgtgccagtggctcacccctgcactcaggcaccaggacattgttatgcggcatgccctccctgtggagaaatgggttggcatcgctgtctggaagctggccactccagacagctaccgatccgtggggcagcagtttggtgtcagcaaggccaccgtcggggctgtcctcatggag gttgtgcgtgccatcaacgccatgcttctgcacaggctcgtgaggctgggggacccagatgccatcaTCACGGCCTTTgtcacactgggcttccccaattgcttcggggctctggatgggactcacatccccatccgcaccccgcatcacagtggatga